The following proteins come from a genomic window of Stigmatopora nigra isolate UIUO_SnigA chromosome 9, RoL_Snig_1.1, whole genome shotgun sequence:
- the LOC144202071 gene encoding ras-related protein Rap-2b-like: protein MREYKVVVLGSGGVGKSALTVQFVTGSFIEKYDPTIEDFYRKEIEVDSSPSVLEILDTAGTEQFASMRDLYIKNGQGFILVYSLVNQQSFQDIKPMRDQIIRVKRYERVPMILVGNKVDLEVEREVSSGEGKALAQDWSCPFIETSAKNKVSVDELFAEIVRQMNYSSVPAGSDHCCSCVLL, encoded by the coding sequence ATGAGGGAATACAAAGTGGTTGTTTTGGGATCGGGTGGAGTCGGGAAATCTGCCCTCACGGTTCAGTTTGTGACGGGCTCCTTCATTGAGAAGTACGACCCTACCATTGAGGACTTCTACCGCAAGGAGATCGAGGTGGACTCGTCCCCATCCGTACTGGAGATCCTGGACACTGCTGGTACTGAGCAGTTTGCCTCCATGCGGGATCTGTATATTAAAAACGGACAGGGTTTCATCCTAGTCTACAGCTTGGTTAACCAACAGAGCTTCCAGGACATCAAGCCCATGAGGGATCAGATCATCCGGGTGAAAAGGTATGAGAGGGTACCCATGATCTTGGTAGGGAACAAGGTGGACCTGGAAGTGGAGAGAGAAGTGTCCTCTGGGGAAGGGAAGGCCCTGGCCCAAGACTGGAGCTGTCCCTTCATTGAGACCTCAGCCAAAAATAAAGTCTCCGTGGATGAACTGTTTGCGGAAATTGTCCGACAGATGAACTACTCTTCTGTTCCAGCTGGGAGCGAccattgttgttcttgtgtTCTGCTCTAA